In the genome of Chryseobacterium arthrosphaerae, one region contains:
- a CDS encoding nuclear transport factor 2 family protein: protein MSTTENVAEQFIHYLNEEDFDKAESCLDPDFKFIGVMGSREGASVYINDMKKMKFKYRIIKMFRSGEDVCIWYDIDMGKKTVQASGWYHITDGKIHTFRVLFDPRPLLD, encoded by the coding sequence ATGAGCACAACCGAAAATGTAGCAGAACAGTTTATTCATTATCTGAATGAAGAAGATTTTGATAAGGCAGAAAGCTGTCTTGATCCTGATTTTAAATTCATAGGGGTAATGGGAAGCAGAGAAGGAGCTTCTGTCTATATCAATGACATGAAGAAAATGAAATTCAAATACCGGATAATTAAGATGTTCAGATCCGGGGAAGATGTATGCATCTGGTATGATATTGATATGGGAAAAAAGACCGTGCAGGCGTCCGGGTGGTATCATATCACAGACGGTAAAATCCATACATTCAGAGTATTATTTGATCCAAGGCCATTATTGGATTAA
- a CDS encoding Crp/Fnr family transcriptional regulator — MEQESEHIYAETLISYFNHIIPLNKEEINLVNDYFKPRLYRKRQYILQEGDVCKQFNFVVKGCLRTYRIDKKGNMHILQFATENWWTMDIASFHEKKPSGLNIEAVEDTVVLQINYQDLIQLYRKAGKFDRIFRVLIENAYVTLQNRLLENISSTAEERYTTFLEVYPHLLNRLPQIQIASFIGVTPEFLSRLRNKRVKNK, encoded by the coding sequence ATGGAACAGGAATCCGAACATATCTATGCAGAGACTTTAATTTCTTACTTTAATCATATAATTCCGTTAAATAAAGAGGAAATTAATTTAGTCAATGACTATTTTAAACCAAGGCTTTATCGTAAGCGCCAGTATATTTTACAGGAAGGAGATGTGTGTAAACAATTCAATTTTGTGGTGAAGGGCTGCTTGCGCACCTACAGGATTGATAAAAAAGGAAACATGCATATCCTGCAGTTTGCTACAGAAAATTGGTGGACTATGGATATCGCAAGTTTTCATGAAAAAAAACCTTCCGGTTTGAATATTGAGGCTGTTGAAGATACCGTTGTTCTGCAGATTAATTATCAGGATCTTATTCAGTTATATCGGAAAGCCGGTAAATTTGACCGTATTTTTCGGGTCCTGATAGAAAATGCATATGTCACTTTACAAAATCGGCTGCTTGAAAATATCAGTTCTACTGCGGAAGAACGGTATACTACATTTCTGGAGGTTTATCCCCATTTACTTAACCGTTTACCGCAAATACAGATTGCGTCATTCATAGGGGTAACACCGGAATTTCTAAGCAGGCTCAGAAATAAACGCGTTAAAAATAAATAA
- a CDS encoding NADPH-dependent F420 reductase, translating to MSTTTPKVAVIGLGNIGKTIAGNLIKGNREIIIAGRKIEDARSLAKQLGPLATAEDTASAIVDADIIIMSVWFNVEQELLSQYRDLLKNKIIIDPSNPIAPDEKGGFRKIIDESESAGEIISAKIPEETRLVKAFGTLGAASLQTAAFQGPEQAVLFYASNDSSVDKDVEQLIADSGFDPLKVGGIDQSVRIEVFGDLHEFGKLGKPVALKEARDKAFNS from the coding sequence ATGTCAACAACAACACCCAAAGTGGCTGTAATCGGCCTTGGAAACATTGGAAAAACTATTGCAGGAAACCTGATCAAAGGAAACCGTGAAATTATTATCGCCGGTAGAAAGATAGAGGACGCCCGATCTCTGGCAAAACAGCTTGGTCCGCTGGCCACTGCCGAAGATACAGCCTCAGCAATTGTGGATGCTGATATCATCATCATGTCGGTTTGGTTTAATGTTGAGCAGGAATTGCTGTCACAATACCGGGATTTATTGAAAAATAAAATCATCATCGATCCTTCCAATCCTATTGCACCGGATGAAAAAGGTGGTTTCAGAAAAATCATTGATGAATCGGAAAGTGCCGGTGAAATTATTTCTGCAAAAATACCTGAAGAAACAAGATTAGTAAAGGCATTTGGAACTTTAGGAGCAGCATCTTTACAAACAGCTGCTTTCCAGGGCCCGGAACAAGCAGTCTTATTCTATGCAAGCAATGACAGCAGCGTGGATAAAGACGTTGAACAGCTTATTGCCGATAGTGGTTTTGATCCGCTTAAGGTAGGAGGAATCGATCAGTCTGTCCGTATTGAAGTTTTTGGAGATCTGCACGAATTCGGGAAATTAGGAAAGCCGGTTGCATTGAAGGAAGCCAGGGATAAAGCTTTTAATTCTTAA
- a CDS encoding class I SAM-dependent methyltransferase, whose amino-acid sequence MKQNIYDNPDFFAGYKALRDGDKGLNELLEQPAMRSLLMPVQGKTVLDMGCGLGHQILSLLQQNPMQITGLDISQKMLSEAQQRISSPKVNWACSALEDFDFGKSRFDLVISSMTLHYTDDLATLFRKVSDSLKPGGQFLFSMEHPVCTAALKPWKELDGEKYWLVNRYSEEGLRKQDWLVKGVEKYHHTLSTIVDAVLSAGLALKNLVEPSPDQELQKLRPDFQQHMHRPPILIVNSKKN is encoded by the coding sequence ATGAAGCAGAATATTTATGACAATCCGGATTTTTTCGCCGGTTACAAAGCGCTCCGTGATGGAGATAAAGGTTTGAATGAATTGTTGGAACAGCCAGCTATGAGAAGCCTTTTGATGCCTGTTCAGGGCAAAACCGTTCTTGATATGGGCTGCGGCCTTGGGCATCAGATTTTGTCATTATTACAGCAAAACCCCATGCAGATTACAGGATTGGATATTTCTCAGAAAATGCTCAGTGAAGCGCAACAAAGAATTTCATCTCCAAAAGTAAACTGGGCGTGTTCTGCTCTCGAAGATTTTGATTTTGGTAAAAGCAGGTTTGATCTGGTCATAAGCTCCATGACCTTACATTATACTGATGATCTTGCCACCCTGTTCCGAAAAGTTTCGGACAGCTTAAAACCTGGTGGGCAGTTTTTATTTTCGATGGAGCATCCGGTGTGTACAGCAGCATTGAAACCGTGGAAAGAACTGGATGGTGAAAAGTACTGGCTGGTAAACCGTTATTCTGAAGAAGGCCTTAGGAAACAGGACTGGCTGGTGAAAGGAGTGGAAAAATACCATCATACATTAAGTACCATAGTCGATGCAGTTTTATCTGCAGGATTGGCATTGAAAAACCTGGTAGAGCCAAGTCCCGATCAGGAACTTCAGAAACTTCGCCCTGATTTTCAGCAGCACATGCACCGCCCTCCTATCCTGATCGTAAATAGTAAAAAAAATTAA
- a CDS encoding DUF6624 domain-containing protein, translated as MNDTLAKELTERAGHDLAIREELLAAGKLSEGYHPEMEKVHRENAKRLREIIADIGFPTISKVGEKGSDAAWLIIQHSIGEPDFMKQCYQMMEEHSGDINPKNKAFLYDRIKVFESKPQKYGTQLTANGVPFPVENKEQLNKVRKKVNLHEFSQEEINSIPEPDRIPEIEAADSGYTVWRKKVGWL; from the coding sequence ATGAATGACACACTGGCAAAAGAACTGACAGAACGGGCGGGTCATGATTTAGCCATAAGAGAAGAACTGTTGGCGGCGGGAAAACTTTCTGAAGGCTATCATCCCGAAATGGAAAAAGTCCATCGGGAAAATGCAAAACGACTGCGTGAAATTATTGCAGACATAGGCTTTCCCACCATTTCAAAAGTAGGTGAGAAGGGCAGTGATGCTGCATGGCTTATCATCCAGCATTCCATTGGTGAACCTGATTTTATGAAACAATGCTATCAGATGATGGAAGAACATTCCGGTGATATCAATCCCAAAAACAAAGCCTTTCTATATGACAGAATAAAGGTTTTTGAAAGCAAACCTCAAAAATACGGTACCCAGTTGACAGCCAATGGAGTCCCTTTCCCGGTAGAAAATAAAGAACAGCTGAATAAAGTACGCAAAAAAGTAAACCTTCATGAATTCTCACAGGAAGAAATCAACAGCATTCCTGAACCGGACCGAATTCCTGAAATAGAAGCTGCTGACAGTGGATATACAGTCTGGAGAAAGAAAGTAGGCTGGCTTTGA
- a CDS encoding YybH family protein, with product MDQNTENTAIEKSLGIYFDALNKSSVEQAVGQYTNDGIFMPAGLPTASGTEQLNNAYGNVFKALQLNITFKTEEIVFLGSEVAFVRTQSQGTQLIHATGKKTEELNREFFLMKKVNSDWKIERYMFNQPK from the coding sequence ATGGATCAGAACACAGAAAATACAGCCATCGAAAAATCTCTGGGAATTTATTTTGATGCACTGAATAAGTCAAGCGTAGAACAGGCAGTCGGACAATATACAAATGATGGGATCTTTATGCCGGCAGGTTTGCCCACAGCATCAGGTACAGAGCAACTGAATAACGCTTACGGGAATGTTTTTAAAGCATTGCAATTAAATATAACCTTCAAAACTGAAGAAATTGTTTTCCTGGGGAGTGAGGTTGCCTTTGTAAGAACACAGTCTCAGGGCACTCAGCTTATTCATGCTACCGGTAAGAAAACCGAAGAGCTGAATAGAGAGTTTTTCCTGATGAAAAAAGTAAACAGTGACTGGAAAATTGAACGCTATATGTTTAATCAGCCAAAGTAA